One Lacunisphaera limnophila DNA window includes the following coding sequences:
- a CDS encoding (2Fe-2S)-binding protein → MPLYHLKINGQSRSVDVAADTPLLWVLRDTLNLLGTKYGCGMGLCGACTVHLNGAPVRSCQLPVSAIGNTPVTTIEGLDPAGAHPLQKAWCDHDVPQCGYCQSGQIMSAAALLKQTPAPTDPEIDAAMAGNLCRCGTYVRIRAAIKDAALMAAKGGVS, encoded by the coding sequence ATGCCACTCTACCATCTCAAAATCAACGGCCAGTCCCGTTCGGTCGATGTAGCGGCCGACACCCCCCTGCTGTGGGTCCTGCGCGACACGCTCAACCTCCTCGGCACCAAGTACGGCTGCGGCATGGGCCTGTGCGGCGCGTGCACCGTCCACCTCAACGGCGCGCCGGTCCGCTCCTGCCAGCTCCCCGTCTCCGCCATCGGCAACACCCCCGTCACCACGATCGAGGGGCTCGACCCCGCCGGGGCGCACCCCTTGCAAAAAGCCTGGTGCGACCACGACGTCCCCCAGTGCGGCTATTGCCAGTCCGGCCAGATCATGAGCGCCGCCGCTCTCCTCAAGCAGACGCCCGCGCCCACCGACCCCGAAATCGACGCCGCCATGGCCGGCAACCTCTGCCGCTGCGGTACCTACGTCCGCATCCGCGCCGCCATCAAGGACGCCGCCCTCATGGCGGCCAAAGGAGGTGTGTCATGA
- a CDS encoding xanthine dehydrogenase family protein molybdopterin-binding subunit: MKPQIHPLTAAYDRQNAAAHPDLAPQTIPQDLNRRDFFRLSALAGGGFALSWALPGTLLAQAPGLDNTARAFTPNPFIKITPDGIVILVAKNPDAGQGVKTALPMILAEELGADFKKVTIEYGGLDPQLGAQFAGGSMSVPMNYQTLRRAGAVARTVLVQAAADTWGVPAAECEAENSTIVHRPTGRVLGFGDLATKAASMPLPDEKSVILKRPKENKLIGNRVGGVDNPAIVTGQPLFGIDQQVPGMVYAVYVKCPVFGGKPVSANLDRLKRLPGVLDAFIVEGTNDYYGLLPGVAIVGNSTWTTFKARQLLDVEWDEGPGATQSSAAYEETAARLGATAGQEMRKDGDPAAVFAAAGKTVEAVYHYPYLHHATLEPMNALAIPTADGGLEVLAPTQTPDDAQGVAAKAAGLAKEKVKLRFTRIGGGFGRRLTNDFVAEVAVIAMRVGKPVKLTWTREDDTRHGQYRPPGWHFLKGAVDDAGHISAWQNHFVTVGLNSDTEPSRAAELSNNELPARFLTNYRLARSIINTNVPTSWLRAPGSNGLAFVFQSFIDELAHAAGRDPLAFRLDLLGADQVLPGNGMWEPPYDIARMKGVLRLVAEKARWGKTLPKGSGQGIAFHFSHAGYVAEVAEVTVTPDGALTVDRVVVAVDVGPIINPSGAENQVQGSIIDGLSGAWLQELTLDSGAVVQSNFHDYPMLRINATPKIEIHFHQSDNPPTGLGEPALPPLPPAVCNALFAATGKRIRRLPILRTDLAWS, from the coding sequence ATGAAGCCGCAAATCCACCCGCTCACCGCGGCCTATGACCGCCAGAACGCGGCCGCGCACCCCGACCTCGCGCCCCAAACGATTCCGCAGGATCTCAACCGGCGCGACTTTTTCCGCCTCTCCGCCCTCGCCGGCGGCGGCTTCGCCCTCAGCTGGGCCCTGCCCGGCACCCTCCTCGCCCAGGCCCCCGGGCTCGACAACACGGCGCGCGCCTTCACGCCCAACCCTTTCATCAAGATCACGCCCGACGGCATCGTGATCCTCGTCGCCAAAAACCCCGACGCCGGCCAGGGCGTGAAGACCGCCCTGCCCATGATCCTCGCGGAGGAACTCGGCGCCGACTTCAAGAAGGTGACCATCGAGTACGGCGGCCTCGACCCGCAGCTCGGCGCGCAGTTCGCCGGCGGCAGCATGTCGGTGCCGATGAATTACCAGACCCTCCGCCGCGCCGGTGCCGTCGCGCGCACCGTGCTCGTCCAGGCCGCCGCCGACACCTGGGGCGTGCCCGCCGCCGAGTGCGAGGCCGAAAACAGCACCATCGTCCACCGCCCCACCGGCCGTGTCCTCGGCTTCGGCGACCTCGCCACCAAGGCCGCGTCGATGCCCCTGCCCGACGAGAAATCCGTCATCCTCAAGCGCCCGAAGGAAAACAAGCTGATCGGCAACCGCGTCGGCGGCGTCGATAACCCCGCCATCGTCACCGGCCAGCCGCTCTTCGGCATCGACCAGCAGGTCCCGGGCATGGTCTACGCCGTCTACGTGAAATGCCCCGTCTTCGGCGGCAAACCCGTCTCCGCCAACCTCGACCGCCTGAAGCGCCTCCCCGGCGTGCTCGACGCCTTCATCGTCGAGGGCACCAACGATTATTACGGCCTCCTGCCCGGCGTCGCCATCGTCGGCAACTCGACCTGGACCACGTTCAAGGCGCGCCAGCTGCTCGATGTTGAATGGGACGAGGGTCCCGGCGCCACCCAGAGCTCCGCCGCCTACGAGGAGACCGCCGCCCGCCTCGGCGCCACCGCCGGGCAGGAAATGCGCAAGGACGGCGACCCCGCCGCGGTTTTCGCCGCCGCCGGCAAAACTGTCGAGGCCGTCTATCATTATCCCTACCTCCACCACGCCACGCTGGAGCCGATGAACGCCCTGGCCATCCCGACCGCCGACGGCGGTCTCGAGGTCCTCGCGCCCACGCAGACGCCGGACGACGCCCAGGGCGTCGCCGCCAAGGCCGCCGGCCTGGCCAAGGAGAAGGTCAAACTTCGCTTCACCCGCATCGGCGGCGGCTTCGGCCGGCGCCTGACCAACGACTTCGTCGCCGAGGTCGCCGTCATCGCCATGCGCGTCGGCAAGCCCGTGAAACTCACCTGGACCCGCGAGGACGACACCCGGCACGGCCAGTACCGCCCGCCCGGCTGGCACTTCCTCAAGGGCGCGGTCGACGACGCGGGCCACATCAGCGCCTGGCAAAACCACTTCGTCACTGTCGGCCTCAACAGCGACACCGAGCCATCCCGCGCCGCCGAGCTGAGCAACAACGAACTGCCCGCTCGCTTCCTGACGAACTACCGGCTCGCCCGCTCCATCATCAACACCAACGTCCCCACGAGCTGGCTCCGCGCGCCTGGCAGCAACGGCCTGGCCTTCGTGTTCCAGAGTTTCATCGACGAGCTCGCCCATGCCGCCGGCCGGGATCCCCTGGCCTTCCGCCTCGACCTGCTCGGCGCGGACCAGGTGCTCCCCGGCAACGGTATGTGGGAACCCCCCTACGACATCGCCCGCATGAAGGGCGTCCTCCGGCTCGTCGCCGAGAAGGCCCGCTGGGGCAAGACCCTGCCCAAGGGCTCCGGCCAGGGCATCGCCTTCCACTTCAGCCACGCCGGCTACGTCGCCGAGGTCGCCGAAGTCACCGTCACCCCCGATGGTGCGCTCACCGTCGACCGCGTGGTCGTCGCCGTCGACGTCGGTCCGATCATCAACCCGAGCGGGGCCGAGAACCAGGTCCAGGGCTCGATCATCGACGGCCTCAGCGGCGCGTGGCTGCAGGAACTCACCCTCGACAGCGGCGCCGTCGTGCAGAGCAACTTCCACGACTACCCGATGCTCCGCATCAACGCCACGCCCAAGATCGAGATCCACTTCCACCAGAGTGACAATCCGCCCACCGGCCTCGGCGAGCCCGCCCTGCCCCCGCTGCCCCCGGCGGTCTGCAACGCGCTCTTCGCCGCCACCGGCAAACGCATCCGTCGCCTGCCGATCCTCCGCACCGACCTGGCATGGAGCTGA